A single region of the Neodiprion pinetum isolate iyNeoPine1 chromosome 5, iyNeoPine1.2, whole genome shotgun sequence genome encodes:
- the LOC124220440 gene encoding coiled-coil domain-containing protein 25 isoform X1 gives MVFYFMSDVVQPPVTLFMGLDKYENEDLIKWGWPEDVWFHVDKFSSAHVYLRLKQGQTIDDIPGTVLEDAAQLVKANSIEGNKMNDIDVVYTMWSNLKKTQGMEVGQVGFHKEKEVRKMRVAKRLNTVVNRLNKTKREEHPNFMAERENRDRSERDDKKKLLREQKENEKAEEKRRQEEAEMRSYNSLFSPNNMTTNTENTGYDSDDFM, from the exons atggtattttatttcatgagTGACG tGGTTCAGCCTCCCGTAACGCTTTTTATGGGTCTCGACAAGTATGAAA ATGAAGATCTCATAAAATGGGGTTGGCCGGAAGATGTCTGGTTCCATGTCGACAAATTCTCATCAGCTCATGTTTACTTGAGGTTAAAGCAA GGTCAAACAATAGATGATATTCCTGGGACTGTTCTGGAGGATGCAGCTCAATTGGTAAAAGCTAACAGTATAGAGGGTAATAAAATGAACGACATCGATGTTGTTTACACAATGTGGTCAAACCTGAAGAAAACGCAAGGAATGGAGGTTGGTCAAGTTGGTTTCCATAAAGAGAAGGAAGTGCGTAAAATGCGAGTTGCGAAACGCTTAAATACAGTCGTTAACCGATTGAACAAAACAAAGAGAGAAGAACATCCGAATTTCATGGCAGAGAGGGAAAACAGGGACCGAAGTGAACGTgatgataaaaagaaacttctCAGGGAACAGAAGGAGAACGAAAAAgcagaagaaaagagaaggcAGGAAGAAGCAGAAATGAG AAGCTACAATTCGCTGTTCAGCCCAAACAACATGACAACGAATACCGAGAACACTGGCTATGATTCGGACGACTTTATGTGA
- the LOC124220440 gene encoding coiled-coil domain-containing protein 25 isoform X2, which yields MGLDKYENEDLIKWGWPEDVWFHVDKFSSAHVYLRLKQGQTIDDIPGTVLEDAAQLVKANSIEGNKMNDIDVVYTMWSNLKKTQGMEVGQVGFHKEKEVRKMRVAKRLNTVVNRLNKTKREEHPNFMAERENRDRSERDDKKKLLREQKENEKAEEKRRQEEAEMRSYNSLFSPNNMTTNTENTGYDSDDFM from the exons ATGGGTCTCGACAAGTATGAAA ATGAAGATCTCATAAAATGGGGTTGGCCGGAAGATGTCTGGTTCCATGTCGACAAATTCTCATCAGCTCATGTTTACTTGAGGTTAAAGCAA GGTCAAACAATAGATGATATTCCTGGGACTGTTCTGGAGGATGCAGCTCAATTGGTAAAAGCTAACAGTATAGAGGGTAATAAAATGAACGACATCGATGTTGTTTACACAATGTGGTCAAACCTGAAGAAAACGCAAGGAATGGAGGTTGGTCAAGTTGGTTTCCATAAAGAGAAGGAAGTGCGTAAAATGCGAGTTGCGAAACGCTTAAATACAGTCGTTAACCGATTGAACAAAACAAAGAGAGAAGAACATCCGAATTTCATGGCAGAGAGGGAAAACAGGGACCGAAGTGAACGTgatgataaaaagaaacttctCAGGGAACAGAAGGAGAACGAAAAAgcagaagaaaagagaaggcAGGAAGAAGCAGAAATGAG AAGCTACAATTCGCTGTTCAGCCCAAACAACATGACAACGAATACCGAGAACACTGGCTATGATTCGGACGACTTTATGTGA
- the Tgt gene encoding queuine tRNA-ribosyltransferase catalytic subunit isoform X3 has product MSVILKEKSGCITEEQKTAKSGTLKGLLPQQLEKLDCQIILGNTYHLGTRPGTTILQMAGGLHQFMNWKRALLTDSGGFQMVSLLQLAHITEEGVTFRSPYDGSECVLTPEHSIEIQNTIGADIIMQLDDVVHAKVTGPRVEEAMHRTTRWVDRCLLAHQKSDEQNIFPIVQGGLDPQLRTKSAKLLTQRQVNGFAIGGLSGGESKNDFWRMVHLSTNVLPVDKPRYLMGVGFAVDLVVCCALGVDMFDCVFPTRTARFGCALIRTGQLNLRQKQYKYDTAPIDDSCDCSTCKNYTRAYLHQIVTQETVACHLLSVHNINFQLRLMRDIRDSIKEQTFPQFVRKFMLELYPDGEYPTWITEALEAVDIKLSK; this is encoded by the exons ATGTCAGTAATTCTGAAGGAAAAATCCGGATGTATAACCGAAGAGCAAAAAACTGCTAAATCG GGAACCCTGAAGGGGCTGCTGCCTCAGCAGTTGGAAAAATTGGACTGTCAAATAATTCTCGGAAATACGTATCACCTCGGAACAAGACCA GGTACAACTATTTTGCAAATGGCAGGTGGCTTGCACCAATTTATGAATTGGAAAAGAGCTCTTCTCACTGATTCAGGTGGATTTCAAATGGTCTCTTTACTTCAACTCGCACATATCACTGAAGAGGGTGTAACGTTCCGTTCTCCCTATGACG GATCTGAATGTGTGTTGACACCGGAACACTCAATTGAGATACAAAACACAATTGGTGCAGATATCATAATGCAGCTGGATGATGTGGTCCATGCAAAAGTAACCGGGCCTCGAGTTGAAGAGGCAATGCATAG AACCACAAGATGGGTAGACAGGTGCCTTTTGGCTCATCAGAAATCTGAtgagcaaaatatttttcctattGTTCAAGGCGGACTGGATCCACAGCTCAGAACAAAGAGTGCTAAATTGTTGACACAGCGGCAAGTCAATGGTTTTGCCATAGGAGGTTTGAG TGGTGGAGAAAGCAAGAATGATTTTTGGAGAATGGTACATTTGTCAACCAATGTTCTACCGGTCGATAAACCAAGGTATTTAATGGGGGTTGGATTTGCTGTTGATTTAGTCGTATGCTGCGCTTTGGGAGTGGATATGTTCGACTGTGTCTTTCCAACCAGAACAGcg AGATTTGGCTGTGCGCTGATACGGACAGGTCAGTTAAATTTGAGACAAAAGCAGTACAAATACGACACGGCACCAATAGACGATTCCTGTGATTGTTCAACCTGTAAGAACTATACTCGTGCCTATTTACACCAAATAGTGACACAGGAAACCGTGGCCTGTCACTTGCTGAGCGTGCATAACATCAACTTCCAATTGAGACTGATGAGAGATATCAGGGACAGTATCAAAGAGCAGACATTTCCCCAGtttgttcgaaaatttatGTTAGAGTTATACCCGGATGGAGAATATCCAACGTGGATAACAGAGGCACTGGAAGCTGTTGATATTAAATTATCGAAATGA
- the Tgt gene encoding queuine tRNA-ribosyltransferase catalytic subunit isoform X2, protein MTYIKCIENGTLKGLLPQQLEKLDCQIILGNTYHLGTRPGTTILQMAGGLHQFMNWKRALLTDSGGFQMVSLLQLAHITEEGVTFRSPYDGSECVLTPEHSIEIQNTIGADIIMQLDDVVHAKVTGPRVEEAMHRTTRWVDRCLLAHQKSDEQNIFPIVQGGLDPQLRTKSAKLLTQRQVNGFAIGGLSGGESKNDFWRMVHLSTNVLPVDKPRYLMGVGFAVDLVVCCALGVDMFDCVFPTRTARFGCALIRTGQLNLRQKQYKYDTAPIDDSCDCSTCKNYTRAYLHQIVTQETVACHLLSVHNINFQLRLMRDIRDSIKEQTFPQFVRKFMLELYPDGEYPTWITEALEAVDIKLSK, encoded by the exons ATGACATACATAAAATGTATAGAAAAT GGAACCCTGAAGGGGCTGCTGCCTCAGCAGTTGGAAAAATTGGACTGTCAAATAATTCTCGGAAATACGTATCACCTCGGAACAAGACCA GGTACAACTATTTTGCAAATGGCAGGTGGCTTGCACCAATTTATGAATTGGAAAAGAGCTCTTCTCACTGATTCAGGTGGATTTCAAATGGTCTCTTTACTTCAACTCGCACATATCACTGAAGAGGGTGTAACGTTCCGTTCTCCCTATGACG GATCTGAATGTGTGTTGACACCGGAACACTCAATTGAGATACAAAACACAATTGGTGCAGATATCATAATGCAGCTGGATGATGTGGTCCATGCAAAAGTAACCGGGCCTCGAGTTGAAGAGGCAATGCATAG AACCACAAGATGGGTAGACAGGTGCCTTTTGGCTCATCAGAAATCTGAtgagcaaaatatttttcctattGTTCAAGGCGGACTGGATCCACAGCTCAGAACAAAGAGTGCTAAATTGTTGACACAGCGGCAAGTCAATGGTTTTGCCATAGGAGGTTTGAG TGGTGGAGAAAGCAAGAATGATTTTTGGAGAATGGTACATTTGTCAACCAATGTTCTACCGGTCGATAAACCAAGGTATTTAATGGGGGTTGGATTTGCTGTTGATTTAGTCGTATGCTGCGCTTTGGGAGTGGATATGTTCGACTGTGTCTTTCCAACCAGAACAGcg AGATTTGGCTGTGCGCTGATACGGACAGGTCAGTTAAATTTGAGACAAAAGCAGTACAAATACGACACGGCACCAATAGACGATTCCTGTGATTGTTCAACCTGTAAGAACTATACTCGTGCCTATTTACACCAAATAGTGACACAGGAAACCGTGGCCTGTCACTTGCTGAGCGTGCATAACATCAACTTCCAATTGAGACTGATGAGAGATATCAGGGACAGTATCAAAGAGCAGACATTTCCCCAGtttgttcgaaaatttatGTTAGAGTTATACCCGGATGGAGAATATCCAACGTGGATAACAGAGGCACTGGAAGCTGTTGATATTAAATTATCGAAATGA
- the LOC124220440 gene encoding coiled-coil domain-containing protein 25 isoform X3 — MGLAGRCLVPCRQILISSCLLEVKGQTIDDIPGTVLEDAAQLVKANSIEGNKMNDIDVVYTMWSNLKKTQGMEVGQVGFHKEKEVRKMRVAKRLNTVVNRLNKTKREEHPNFMAERENRDRSERDDKKKLLREQKENEKAEEKRRQEEAEMRSYNSLFSPNNMTTNTENTGYDSDDFM, encoded by the exons ATGGGGTTGGCCGGAAGATGTCTGGTTCCATGTCGACAAATTCTCATCAGCTCATGTTTACTTGAGGTTAAA GGTCAAACAATAGATGATATTCCTGGGACTGTTCTGGAGGATGCAGCTCAATTGGTAAAAGCTAACAGTATAGAGGGTAATAAAATGAACGACATCGATGTTGTTTACACAATGTGGTCAAACCTGAAGAAAACGCAAGGAATGGAGGTTGGTCAAGTTGGTTTCCATAAAGAGAAGGAAGTGCGTAAAATGCGAGTTGCGAAACGCTTAAATACAGTCGTTAACCGATTGAACAAAACAAAGAGAGAAGAACATCCGAATTTCATGGCAGAGAGGGAAAACAGGGACCGAAGTGAACGTgatgataaaaagaaacttctCAGGGAACAGAAGGAGAACGAAAAAgcagaagaaaagagaaggcAGGAAGAAGCAGAAATGAG AAGCTACAATTCGCTGTTCAGCCCAAACAACATGACAACGAATACCGAGAACACTGGCTATGATTCGGACGACTTTATGTGA
- the Tgt gene encoding queuine tRNA-ribosyltransferase catalytic subunit isoform X1 yields MDRKQPCRVPLTFKIAETCSTSKARTGLMILPHHDVDTPVFMPVGTQGTLKGLLPQQLEKLDCQIILGNTYHLGTRPGTTILQMAGGLHQFMNWKRALLTDSGGFQMVSLLQLAHITEEGVTFRSPYDGSECVLTPEHSIEIQNTIGADIIMQLDDVVHAKVTGPRVEEAMHRTTRWVDRCLLAHQKSDEQNIFPIVQGGLDPQLRTKSAKLLTQRQVNGFAIGGLSGGESKNDFWRMVHLSTNVLPVDKPRYLMGVGFAVDLVVCCALGVDMFDCVFPTRTARFGCALIRTGQLNLRQKQYKYDTAPIDDSCDCSTCKNYTRAYLHQIVTQETVACHLLSVHNINFQLRLMRDIRDSIKEQTFPQFVRKFMLELYPDGEYPTWITEALEAVDIKLSK; encoded by the exons ATGGACCGCAAACAGCCATGCCGAGTCCCTTTGACTTTTAAAATTGCAGAAACATGTTCAACTTCGAAAGCTCGAACTGGATTAATGATTCTACCGCATCACGATGTTGACACTCCGGTATTTATGCCGGTTGGCACTCAG GGAACCCTGAAGGGGCTGCTGCCTCAGCAGTTGGAAAAATTGGACTGTCAAATAATTCTCGGAAATACGTATCACCTCGGAACAAGACCA GGTACAACTATTTTGCAAATGGCAGGTGGCTTGCACCAATTTATGAATTGGAAAAGAGCTCTTCTCACTGATTCAGGTGGATTTCAAATGGTCTCTTTACTTCAACTCGCACATATCACTGAAGAGGGTGTAACGTTCCGTTCTCCCTATGACG GATCTGAATGTGTGTTGACACCGGAACACTCAATTGAGATACAAAACACAATTGGTGCAGATATCATAATGCAGCTGGATGATGTGGTCCATGCAAAAGTAACCGGGCCTCGAGTTGAAGAGGCAATGCATAG AACCACAAGATGGGTAGACAGGTGCCTTTTGGCTCATCAGAAATCTGAtgagcaaaatatttttcctattGTTCAAGGCGGACTGGATCCACAGCTCAGAACAAAGAGTGCTAAATTGTTGACACAGCGGCAAGTCAATGGTTTTGCCATAGGAGGTTTGAG TGGTGGAGAAAGCAAGAATGATTTTTGGAGAATGGTACATTTGTCAACCAATGTTCTACCGGTCGATAAACCAAGGTATTTAATGGGGGTTGGATTTGCTGTTGATTTAGTCGTATGCTGCGCTTTGGGAGTGGATATGTTCGACTGTGTCTTTCCAACCAGAACAGcg AGATTTGGCTGTGCGCTGATACGGACAGGTCAGTTAAATTTGAGACAAAAGCAGTACAAATACGACACGGCACCAATAGACGATTCCTGTGATTGTTCAACCTGTAAGAACTATACTCGTGCCTATTTACACCAAATAGTGACACAGGAAACCGTGGCCTGTCACTTGCTGAGCGTGCATAACATCAACTTCCAATTGAGACTGATGAGAGATATCAGGGACAGTATCAAAGAGCAGACATTTCCCCAGtttgttcgaaaatttatGTTAGAGTTATACCCGGATGGAGAATATCCAACGTGGATAACAGAGGCACTGGAAGCTGTTGATATTAAATTATCGAAATGA